From the Flavobacterium galactosidilyticum genome, one window contains:
- the mobC gene encoding conjugal transfer protein MobC produces MQGEDDLRGLAKIMAFMRAVSILLVLMHLYWFCYGFFIERGWTLELINKILGNFQRTAGLFSHTLNTKVFALVLLALSCLGTKGVKNEKITWTKIYVAWGIGFVLFFLNTPLLKLSLNTATFLYVLTTGLGYIALMVAGVWMSRLLRTNLMDDVFNNENESFQQETKLMENEYSVNLPTKFYYKNKWNNGWINIVNPFRATIVLGTPGSGKSYAIVNNYIKQQIEKGFSMYIYDFKFDDLSTIAYNHLLKHGDKYKVQPKLYIINFDDPRKSHRCNPLNPNFMTDISDAYEAAYTIMLNLNRSWIQKQGDFFVESPIILLAAIIWYLKIYEDGKYCTFPHAIELLNKKYSDVFTILTSYPDLENYLSPFMDAWQSGAQDQLQGQIASAKIPLSRMISPQLYWVMTGDDFSLDINNPKEPKILCVGNNPDRQNIYSAALGLYNSRIVKLINKKGQLKSSVIIDELPTIYFRGLDNLIATARSNKVAVCLGFQDFSQLIRDYGDKEAKVIQNTVGNIFSGQVVGETAKSLSERFGKVLQKRQSLSINRNDTSTSISTQLDSLIPASKISTLTQGMFVGAVSDNFDERIEQKIFHAEIVVDNEKVAAETKVYQRIPEILSFVDEQGEDKMKQEIETNYKQIKQDIVQVIKTELERIKNDPDLQHLMQE; encoded by the coding sequence ATGCAGGGAGAAGATGATTTACGAGGACTTGCCAAGATTATGGCTTTTATGCGGGCAGTCAGCATTCTTTTGGTACTTATGCACCTTTATTGGTTTTGTTATGGTTTCTTTATAGAACGTGGCTGGACACTGGAACTCATCAACAAAATATTAGGCAATTTTCAACGGACCGCTGGATTGTTTTCGCATACCTTAAATACCAAAGTATTTGCTTTGGTATTGCTGGCTTTGAGTTGTTTGGGAACCAAAGGTGTTAAAAATGAAAAAATAACTTGGACTAAAATTTATGTGGCTTGGGGAATTGGCTTTGTCCTGTTTTTTCTGAACACACCTTTACTAAAGTTATCATTAAACACAGCTACATTCCTTTATGTCCTTACCACAGGTTTAGGCTACATCGCTTTGATGGTAGCTGGCGTTTGGATGAGCCGTTTACTTCGCACCAACCTGATGGACGATGTTTTCAATAATGAAAACGAAAGCTTTCAGCAGGAAACCAAATTGATGGAAAATGAATATTCGGTCAATCTTCCTACAAAATTTTATTACAAAAACAAATGGAATAACGGCTGGATAAACATCGTCAATCCTTTTCGGGCAACCATTGTTTTAGGAACGCCAGGTTCCGGAAAATCGTATGCTATCGTAAACAACTATATCAAGCAACAGATTGAGAAAGGGTTCTCAATGTACATCTACGATTTCAAGTTTGACGACCTTTCTACTATTGCTTATAACCATCTTTTGAAACACGGCGATAAGTACAAAGTTCAACCCAAACTCTACATCATCAATTTTGACGATCCACGTAAGAGCCACCGTTGCAATCCTCTCAATCCCAACTTTATGACGGACATTTCCGATGCTTACGAAGCCGCATATACCATAATGCTGAACCTCAATCGTAGCTGGATACAGAAGCAAGGCGATTTCTTTGTGGAAAGCCCGATTATATTATTGGCTGCTATTATTTGGTATCTGAAAATCTATGAGGACGGTAAGTACTGTACATTCCCACACGCCATTGAATTGCTGAATAAAAAGTATTCGGACGTATTTACTATTTTAACTTCATATCCTGATTTGGAAAATTATCTTTCGCCGTTTATGGATGCGTGGCAAAGTGGCGCACAAGACCAATTACAGGGACAGATTGCATCAGCAAAAATTCCTTTATCAAGAATGATTTCGCCACAATTGTATTGGGTAATGACTGGCGATGATTTTTCTTTGGATATTAATAATCCCAAAGAACCCAAGATTTTGTGTGTTGGTAATAATCCCGACCGTCAAAATATTTATTCGGCAGCTTTGGGATTGTATAATTCAAGGATTGTCAAACTCATTAATAAAAAAGGGCAATTAAAGAGTTCTGTTATTATTGATGAGTTGCCCACTATTTATTTTCGGGGATTAGATAATCTTATTGCAACTGCCCGAAGTAATAAAGTGGCAGTTTGTTTAGGCTTTCAGGATTTTTCGCAATTGATAAGGGATTATGGCGATAAAGAAGCAAAGGTTATCCAAAACACTGTGGGCAATATATTTTCGGGTCAGGTAGTTGGCGAAACGGCAAAGAGCCTTTCGGAAAGGTTCGGAAAAGTTTTGCAGAAACGTCAAAGTTTATCAATCAATAGAAATGATACCTCAACTTCAATATCGACACAATTAGATAGTTTAATTCCGGCTTCCAAAATCTCAACATTAACCCAAGGTATGTTTGTAGGTGCTGTTTCGGACAACTTTGACGAACGCATCGAGCAAAAGATTTTCCACGCTGAAATTGTCGTGGACAATGAAAAAGTTGCCGCAGAAACTAAAGTATATCAGAGGATACCAGAAATTCTATCCTTTGTTGATGAACAGGGAGAAGATAAAATGAAGCAGGAAATAGAAACGAATTATAAACAAATCAAACAAGATATTGTTCAAGTCATTAAAACGGAATTGGAGCGCATTAAGAATGATCCTGATTTACAGCATTTGATGCAGGAATAA
- a CDS encoding helix-turn-helix domain-containing protein codes for MVVQNELDKFDLEVKNIRLGEAILDKEPTTEEKDKLEKALILLGFEVIDDRKSLIIEKIKNIIIDLVHHQDNDTKKNLSDILSCKLHHDYNYLSNLFSEIEGTTIEKYFIAQKIEKVKELLVYDELSLSEIAFRLNYSSVAYLSNQFKKVTGLTPSHFKQIREDKRKSLDKV; via the coding sequence ATGGTAGTACAAAATGAATTGGATAAATTCGATTTAGAGGTAAAAAATATAAGGTTGGGAGAAGCCATATTGGATAAAGAGCCTACTACTGAGGAAAAAGATAAATTGGAAAAGGCTCTAATTTTGTTAGGTTTTGAGGTAATAGATGATAGAAAAAGCCTCATCATTGAAAAGATAAAGAATATAATTATTGACCTTGTCCATCATCAGGACAACGACACCAAAAAAAATCTGTCAGATATATTAAGCTGCAAACTGCATCATGATTATAATTATCTGTCCAACCTGTTTTCTGAGATAGAAGGTACTACGATTGAAAAGTATTTTATTGCCCAAAAAATAGAGAAGGTAAAAGAATTATTGGTATATGATGAACTGTCTTTGAGTGAAATTGCTTTCCGTTTAAATTACTCAAGTGTAGCCTATTTAAGCAACCAATTCAAAAAGGTAACAGGACTTACCCCAAGTCATTTCAAGCAAATACGGGAAGATAAAAGGAAGTCTTTGGATAAGGTCTAA
- a CDS encoding heavy metal translocating P-type ATPase, producing MVHKYQVTGMTCGGCEAKVKSALLKVENVTNVEVSKDENSATLTMDKHIPTTQLQKALTAVGKYTIEMSNNKSPQHTTTNEPVAKSCCSAHSHDDKKIIEVTSNIKGKYYCPMHCEGDKTYDKAGDCPVCGMHLVKEAELNVKKTMYTCPMHPEVIQDSPGSCPICGMDLVPMEPSDSEEKKTYLDLLKKMKIATLFTVPIFIIAMMEMVHNNPLFQIMDSNMWNWVQFLFSIPVIFYAGWMFFVRAWKSIITWNLNMFTLIGIGTGVAFLFSIVGMLFPNIFPEEFKTEHGTIHLYFEAATVIITLVLLGQLLEARAHSQTSGAIKALLQLAPTEATLIGEGGDKVISIHDIKKGDLLRVKPGDKIPVDGKITDGESSIDEAMITGEPIPVDKKKDDNVISGTINGNKSFIMMAEKVGSETLLSQIVQMVNDASRSRAPIQKLADSISKYFVPIVVIISVITFFVWALSGPEPAKVYGFINAIAVLIIACPCALGLATPMSVMVGVGKGAQSGVLIKNAEALENMNKVDVLITDKTGTLTEGKPSVEKIYASTNNEDDLLQNIASLNQYSEHPLAQAVVNYAKTKSISLIEVKDFENVTGKGVTGTVTNRKVALGNKKLMEQVKATISDDLENKIIAEQKLGKTVSYIAVDGVTVGFVSIADAIKTSSAAAIKELMLQGVEVIILTGDNVNTAKAVADELGLSSYKAGCLPEDKLNEIKRLQAEGKIVAMAGDGINDAPALAQANIGIAMGTGTDVAIESAKITLVKGDLLGIVKAKNLSHAVMKNIKQNLFFAFFYNVLGVPIAAGILYPFFGILLSPMIAALAMSLSSVSVIVNALRLRSFKL from the coding sequence ATGGTACACAAATATCAAGTAACAGGTATGACCTGTGGAGGTTGCGAAGCAAAGGTGAAATCGGCTTTATTAAAGGTTGAAAATGTGACAAATGTTGAAGTTTCAAAAGATGAAAACTCAGCTACCCTGACAATGGATAAACACATTCCAACTACACAATTGCAAAAAGCATTAACCGCTGTTGGAAAATATACCATAGAAATGAGCAATAACAAAAGCCCACAACATACCACGACAAATGAACCAGTGGCAAAATCCTGCTGCTCCGCTCATTCTCACGATGATAAAAAAATAATCGAAGTGACTAGCAATATAAAAGGCAAATACTATTGCCCAATGCATTGTGAAGGCGATAAAACCTATGATAAAGCTGGCGATTGCCCTGTTTGTGGAATGCATTTGGTAAAAGAAGCAGAATTGAATGTAAAGAAAACGATGTACACCTGCCCAATGCATCCCGAAGTTATTCAAGATAGTCCGGGTTCATGTCCTATATGCGGAATGGATTTAGTACCCATGGAACCAAGCGATTCCGAAGAAAAAAAAACCTATCTGGATTTGCTTAAAAAAATGAAAATTGCAACCCTCTTTACGGTGCCAATTTTCATTATTGCCATGATGGAAATGGTGCATAACAATCCGTTATTTCAAATAATGGACAGCAACATGTGGAACTGGGTGCAATTTCTGTTTTCAATTCCTGTTATTTTCTATGCTGGTTGGATGTTTTTTGTACGAGCTTGGAAATCCATAATCACTTGGAATCTAAATATGTTTACCCTTATCGGAATAGGAACTGGAGTTGCATTTTTGTTTAGTATTGTAGGAATGCTGTTTCCGAATATCTTTCCCGAAGAATTTAAAACCGAACACGGAACCATTCATCTTTATTTTGAAGCAGCAACAGTAATCATTACACTGGTCTTGTTGGGACAATTGTTAGAAGCAAGAGCACATAGCCAAACCAGTGGAGCTATAAAAGCGTTATTACAATTAGCGCCAACAGAAGCTACTTTGATTGGTGAAGGAGGCGATAAAGTGATTTCCATTCATGATATTAAGAAAGGTGATTTATTACGCGTAAAACCAGGAGATAAAATTCCAGTTGACGGAAAAATAACCGATGGTGAAAGCAGTATTGATGAAGCAATGATTACAGGAGAACCAATTCCCGTTGACAAAAAGAAAGACGATAATGTAATTTCGGGAACAATCAACGGGAACAAATCATTTATAATGATGGCCGAAAAAGTAGGTTCTGAAACATTACTTTCTCAAATTGTACAAATGGTTAACGATGCTTCTCGTTCAAGAGCACCCATTCAAAAATTAGCCGATAGTATTTCTAAATATTTTGTACCCATTGTAGTAATCATTTCAGTAATTACCTTTTTTGTTTGGGCACTATCTGGTCCAGAACCAGCGAAGGTTTATGGATTTATAAATGCCATTGCAGTTTTAATCATAGCTTGTCCTTGTGCTTTAGGTTTAGCCACGCCGATGTCTGTGATGGTGGGTGTGGGCAAAGGAGCACAATCTGGAGTATTAATTAAAAATGCCGAAGCCTTAGAAAATATGAATAAGGTAGATGTTTTAATAACAGATAAAACAGGAACGCTAACAGAGGGAAAACCTTCGGTAGAAAAAATTTACGCATCAACTAATAACGAGGATGATTTATTGCAAAATATAGCTTCCTTAAACCAATACAGTGAACATCCATTGGCACAAGCAGTAGTCAATTATGCCAAAACAAAATCTATTTCATTAATTGAAGTCAAAGATTTTGAAAATGTTACAGGAAAAGGAGTTACAGGAACGGTTACCAATAGAAAAGTAGCATTAGGCAATAAAAAACTAATGGAACAGGTTAAGGCAACTATTTCTGACGATTTAGAAAACAAAATTATTGCAGAACAAAAACTTGGTAAAACGGTTTCTTACATTGCTGTTGATGGTGTTACAGTTGGCTTTGTTTCAATTGCCGATGCGATAAAAACTTCGAGTGCAGCAGCGATAAAAGAACTAATGCTCCAAGGTGTAGAAGTAATTATACTTACTGGCGACAATGTTAATACAGCCAAAGCAGTAGCGGATGAATTAGGTTTGTCTTCCTATAAAGCAGGATGCTTACCCGAAGATAAACTCAACGAAATTAAACGTTTACAAGCAGAAGGGAAAATTGTAGCTATGGCTGGTGATGGTATAAATGATGCTCCAGCATTAGCACAAGCCAATATCGGAATAGCTATGGGAACTGGAACCGACGTAGCCATAGAAAGTGCCAAAATAACTTTAGTAAAAGGCGATTTATTAGGTATAGTTAAAGCAAAAAATTTGAGCCATGCTGTTATGAAAAACATCAAGCAAAACTTATTCTTTGCCTTTTTCTACAATGTGCTTGGTGTTCCAATTGCAGCAGGTATTTTATATCCGTTTTTCGGAATTTTATTATCACCAATGATTGCAGCTTTAGCAATGTCTTTAAGTTCTGTATCGGTAATCGTAAATGCATTGCGATTACGCAGTTTTAAACTTTAA
- a CDS encoding heavy-metal-associated domain-containing protein — MEKNNQDLRFKTNINCGGCVASVKPYLDNADGICHWEVDTTKDKVLTVKSQGITQEQVIETVQKAGFKIEPLSKD; from the coding sequence ATGGAAAAGAATAATCAAGACTTACGATTCAAAACAAATATTAACTGTGGTGGATGTGTAGCATCTGTAAAACCTTATTTGGATAATGCCGATGGTATATGCCATTGGGAAGTAGATACAACTAAAGACAAGGTGCTTACCGTAAAATCACAAGGAATTACACAAGAACAGGTAATTGAAACTGTACAGAAAGCAGGTTTTAAGATAGAACCATTAAGCAAAGATTAA
- a CDS encoding DUF3347 domain-containing protein has product MKSISKILMVITVLLSAVNSFAQIKNAKTETVKIYGNCEMCKTTIEKAGNVKNVATVEWNKDTKMAILNYDDKKTSQDEILKRIALVGYDSEKFLAPDDVYAKLSGCCQYNRELKPVAKTKDAGMDMKNEHSNHGEMAQTNTAATQNAPQLKAVFDNYFSVKDALVKTDAGTSSAKASELVKAIKAVEMTKLSNEEHTVWMKVMKDLTANAEKIAVAKDVTKQREIFALLANNMYELAKVSKQETPVYYQHCPMYNNGKGANWLSKEEAIKNPYYGSKMLTCGSVQETINNK; this is encoded by the coding sequence ATGAAATCAATTTCAAAAATATTGATGGTAATCACTGTATTACTATCAGCCGTAAACAGTTTTGCACAAATCAAAAATGCAAAAACAGAAACCGTAAAAATATATGGCAACTGCGAAATGTGCAAAACTACCATTGAAAAAGCAGGAAATGTAAAAAATGTTGCCACAGTAGAATGGAATAAAGATACCAAAATGGCTATTCTCAACTATGATGATAAAAAAACAAGCCAGGATGAAATTCTGAAACGTATTGCTTTAGTAGGGTACGACAGTGAAAAATTTTTAGCACCTGATGATGTTTATGCTAAACTATCCGGATGCTGCCAATACAATAGAGAATTAAAACCAGTTGCAAAAACTAAAGATGCCGGTATGGATATGAAAAACGAACACAGCAACCACGGCGAAATGGCTCAAACAAATACCGCTGCAACCCAAAATGCACCACAACTGAAAGCCGTTTTCGATAATTATTTTTCTGTGAAAGATGCTTTGGTGAAAACCGATGCAGGTACTTCATCTGCAAAAGCTTCTGAACTGGTAAAAGCAATTAAAGCAGTAGAAATGACGAAACTTTCTAATGAAGAACATACCGTTTGGATGAAAGTAATGAAGGATTTAACTGCTAATGCAGAAAAAATTGCTGTAGCAAAAGATGTTACCAAACAAAGAGAAATTTTCGCTTTACTGGCTAATAATATGTACGAATTAGCCAAAGTTTCAAAACAAGAAACACCTGTTTATTATCAGCATTGCCCAATGTACAATAATGGTAAAGGAGCAAATTGGCTAAGCAAAGAAGAAGCAATTAAAAACCCGTATTACGGCTCCAAAATGCTTACTTGCGGAAGCGTACAGGAAACTATTAATAACAAATAA
- a CDS encoding DUF305 domain-containing protein, producing the protein MESMENQHEMQHNHKNEKHNTNHSLAMYKRFAVMAVAMFIAMYFIMYAMIDGLQNLILNINNLYMTLLMVSAMLIIELLIMKGMYENKKINWAIITVSFAIGIFSWFGIREQLFVGDKEFVKGMIPHHAAAVLMSEKAKLTDPELIQLQKNILETQAQEIEFMKRKLNEFENK; encoded by the coding sequence ATGGAAAGTATGGAAAACCAACACGAAATGCAACATAACCATAAGAATGAAAAGCATAATACTAATCACTCTTTAGCAATGTACAAACGCTTTGCTGTAATGGCTGTTGCTATGTTCATAGCTATGTACTTCATTATGTATGCTATGATTGACGGCTTACAGAACCTTATCCTGAACATCAATAATTTGTATATGACATTGCTGATGGTTTCTGCAATGTTGATTATAGAACTATTGATAATGAAAGGAATGTATGAAAACAAAAAAATCAACTGGGCAATCATAACGGTTTCCTTTGCGATTGGCATCTTTTCTTGGTTTGGTATTCGGGAGCAATTATTTGTGGGCGATAAGGAGTTTGTAAAAGGTATGATACCACATCACGCAGCAGCAGTATTGATGTCTGAAAAAGCTAAGCTTACCGACCCCGAATTGATACAGTTACAAAAAAACATACTGGAAACACAGGCACAAGAAATCGAATTTATGAAGCGTAAGCTAAATGAATTTGAAAACAAATAA
- a CDS encoding DUF3347 domain-containing protein: MKNIIFSIITLVTVAVATISCNQSSNKNSDQQANDSTTIAAIPELQSPTHNDTVATVTSTDTSSQEAEKSDVKQAQKFTIAPIIKDYLTLKNALVSDNDQAAANAGKQLFTTLNNVNMKSIPANKHKEYMEIAENAKENAEHIGDNAGKIDHQREHLASLSKDVSDLIVLFGTTQKLYQDHCPMYNDGKGAVWISEAKAIKNPYYGGKMLTCGSVKKEF; this comes from the coding sequence ATGAAAAATATAATTTTCTCAATCATTACATTAGTAACAGTTGCAGTGGCAACAATTTCCTGCAATCAATCTTCAAATAAAAATAGCGACCAGCAAGCTAATGATAGCACAACAATTGCTGCAATTCCGGAGTTACAATCACCTACACACAATGATACGGTAGCAACTGTTACTTCAACGGATACGTCTTCTCAAGAGGCAGAAAAATCCGATGTGAAGCAAGCTCAAAAGTTTACTATCGCACCTATAATTAAGGATTATTTGACTTTAAAAAATGCACTTGTCTCAGATAACGACCAAGCAGCTGCTAATGCAGGGAAGCAATTATTTACAACTTTAAACAATGTAAATATGAAATCCATTCCTGCCAACAAACATAAAGAATATATGGAGATAGCTGAAAATGCTAAGGAAAATGCAGAACACATTGGTGATAATGCAGGCAAAATAGACCATCAAAGAGAACATTTAGCATCATTAAGCAAAGATGTTTCCGATCTTATAGTATTATTTGGAACTACACAAAAATTATATCAAGACCATTGTCCAATGTATAACGATGGTAAAGGTGCGGTTTGGATTAGCGAAGCTAAAGCTATCAAAAACCCTTACTATGGCGGTAAAATGCTTACCTGTGGCTCTGTAAAAAAAGAGTTCTAA
- a CDS encoding heme-binding domain-containing protein, which translates to MKKVLKIILTIVLFIFIGIQFYQPALNVDNGQVYTTDFTQAYKMPVQVKAMFQTSCYDCHSNNTNYVWYDYVQPARTLVENHIKNAKEDLNFNEWGIYSNRKQERLLNSIKEQIETKQMPLSSYTIMHKKAKLNDEQIKVLTNWLKEQE; encoded by the coding sequence ATGAAGAAAGTATTAAAGATAATATTGACAATAGTGCTGTTTATTTTTATTGGAATACAATTTTATCAGCCTGCCCTTAATGTAGATAATGGGCAGGTTTACACAACCGATTTTACCCAAGCCTATAAAATGCCTGTTCAAGTAAAAGCGATGTTTCAAACCTCTTGCTACGATTGTCATAGCAACAATACCAACTACGTTTGGTACGACTATGTACAGCCTGCAAGAACATTGGTAGAAAATCACATCAAAAACGCAAAAGAGGATTTGAATTTCAACGAATGGGGTATATATTCAAATAGGAAGCAGGAAAGATTATTAAACTCAATTAAAGAACAAATCGAGACTAAACAAATGCCCTTATCATCATATACAATAATGCATAAAAAGGCAAAACTGAATGATGAGCAAATCAAAGTATTAACCAATTGGTTAAAAGAGCAGGAATAA
- a CDS encoding multicopper oxidase family protein, with protein MNIPRNITIRLLQAVFILLCSQSLFAQKVVRYDLYVKDTLVNYAGKEKRAIAVNGQIPMPTLTFTKGDTAEIVVHNQLKESTSLHWHGVFLPNKEDGVPWLTQKPIEAGTTYTYRFPIIQHGTHWYHSHSGLQEQIGMYGSFIMKKKDDDKSFRKGIDDLPTIPIILSEWTNLNPDNINRMLHNANDWAAIKKNATQSYAEAIKEGHFKTKIKNEWKRMLAMDVSDVYYDKILINGNHSTDLKTVDGKTLKAGDKVRLRVSNGGASSYFWLRYAGGKITVVANDGNDVEPVEVDRLIIAVSETYDVVVTIPEDGVAYEFLATTEDRTQSASYFVGNGIKQLISPLPKLKYFEGMKMMNDMMKMNGDLDDMGMKMSLNQMDMNVVMYPEITGDSKQKEDHSQHNMNMENDPNRYNANALGEIKTLNYAMLQSPSNTSLPKDAPVKELKFTLTGNMNRYVWSMDNKILSEVDKIPVKKGEILRITIHNNSMMRHPMHLHGFDFRVINGKGEKSPLKNVLDIMPMETDTIEFLANEEGDWFFHCHILYHMMGGMNRVFAVDDYQNPYLPNKKQAYNKLQRESNMPHFMAQNDFATNGNDGEAMVQNARWSLGTEWRLGYNDMHGYEVETHLGRYIGKTQWFMPFIGFDWRYRKMGMDEHETNLFGQKNEKDTRRAISLGFMYTLPMLVNFQAEVYHDGIVRLSLMREDIPISKRLRAGFMVNTDMEYMADLKYIINKNIGIRTHYDSDMGFGVGLALNY; from the coding sequence ATGAATATACCCAGAAATATCACTATCAGATTGCTACAGGCAGTTTTCATACTGTTGTGTTCGCAATCTCTTTTTGCACAAAAGGTAGTCCGTTATGACCTTTATGTAAAAGACACACTTGTAAACTATGCAGGCAAAGAAAAAAGAGCCATTGCTGTAAATGGTCAAATACCAATGCCTACCCTAACATTTACGAAGGGAGATACTGCCGAAATTGTAGTACACAACCAATTAAAAGAAAGTACATCATTGCATTGGCACGGTGTGTTCTTGCCCAATAAGGAAGATGGAGTGCCCTGGCTTACACAAAAACCGATTGAGGCAGGTACAACATATACCTATCGTTTTCCTATTATCCAACACGGAACGCACTGGTATCACTCCCATTCTGGTTTGCAGGAGCAAATTGGGATGTATGGAAGTTTTATAATGAAGAAAAAGGATGATGATAAATCTTTTAGAAAAGGAATTGATGATTTACCTACCATTCCTATTATTTTAAGTGAATGGACAAACCTTAATCCCGATAACATCAACCGTATGTTGCATAATGCCAATGATTGGGCAGCGATTAAAAAAAATGCGACACAATCTTATGCAGAAGCTATCAAAGAAGGTCATTTCAAAACAAAAATTAAGAACGAATGGAAGCGTATGTTGGCAATGGATGTAAGCGATGTTTATTATGACAAAATTTTAATCAACGGAAATCATTCTACTGATTTAAAAACGGTTGATGGCAAAACGTTAAAAGCAGGCGATAAAGTACGGTTACGAGTATCAAACGGTGGTGCTTCTTCTTATTTTTGGTTGAGGTATGCAGGCGGAAAAATCACCGTAGTAGCCAATGATGGTAATGATGTAGAGCCTGTAGAAGTTGATAGATTAATTATTGCAGTTTCTGAAACTTATGATGTGGTGGTAACCATTCCTGAAGATGGTGTTGCCTATGAATTTTTAGCAACTACCGAAGACAGAACACAGTCAGCAAGCTATTTTGTAGGTAATGGCATCAAACAGCTCATTTCACCACTTCCAAAATTGAAATATTTTGAAGGGATGAAAATGATGAATGATATGATGAAGATGAACGGCGATTTGGACGATATGGGAATGAAAATGAGCTTGAACCAAATGGATATGAATGTGGTAATGTATCCCGAAATCACAGGAGATAGTAAGCAGAAAGAAGACCACAGCCAACACAATATGAATATGGAAAATGATCCCAACCGTTACAATGCAAATGCTTTGGGAGAAATCAAAACGCTGAATTATGCAATGCTACAATCTCCTTCCAATACCTCACTTCCTAAAGATGCGCCAGTAAAAGAATTGAAATTTACTCTTACCGGAAATATGAACCGTTATGTGTGGAGTATGGATAATAAAATACTTTCAGAAGTTGATAAAATACCTGTAAAAAAAGGAGAAATTCTACGAATTACCATTCATAATAACTCAATGATGCGCCACCCAATGCATTTGCATGGTTTTGATTTCAGGGTAATCAACGGCAAAGGCGAAAAATCACCGCTTAAAAATGTGTTGGATATAATGCCAATGGAAACTGATACTATTGAGTTTTTAGCTAATGAAGAAGGAGATTGGTTTTTTCACTGTCATATCTTATATCATATGATGGGCGGGATGAATAGAGTTTTTGCAGTTGATGATTACCAAAATCCATATTTGCCCAACAAAAAACAAGCCTATAATAAATTGCAGAGAGAAAGCAATATGCCTCACTTTATGGCACAGAACGATTTTGCAACCAATGGAAATGATGGAGAAGCGATGGTTCAGAATGCAAGATGGAGTTTAGGTACAGAATGGCGTTTAGGATATAATGATATGCACGGTTACGAGGTGGAAACCCATTTAGGAAGATATATAGGAAAAACGCAATGGTTTATGCCGTTTATTGGTTTTGACTGGCGTTACAGAAAAATGGGTATGGATGAACACGAAACCAATTTATTCGGACAGAAAAATGAAAAAGATACACGTAGAGCTATTAGCTTAGGTTTTATGTACACTTTGCCAATGTTAGTAAACTTTCAGGCAGAAGTATATCATGATGGAATTGTTCGTTTGTCATTAATGCGTGAAGATATTCCTATTTCTAAAAGATTAAGAGCAGGTTTTATGGTTAATACTGATATGGAATATATGGCAGACCTAAAGTACATCATCAACAAAAACATTGGCATCCGTACACATTACGATAGCGATATGGGTTTTGGAGTGGGGCTCGCACTGAATTATTAG
- a CDS encoding Fur family transcriptional regulator — MKNEENILQQRNIKPTAMRLLVIEKLLKQQYAISHKELAEQFENADNVTLFRTLKTFLEHKLIHTIDDGTGVVKYALCQSGCNCKPSEQHTHFHCSQCQRTFCLTDTEIPNINIPLNFKLEGINLVLKGRCDRCN; from the coding sequence ATGAAAAATGAAGAAAATATTTTACAACAAAGAAATATTAAACCCACAGCAATGCGTTTGTTGGTAATAGAAAAATTGTTAAAACAGCAATATGCCATCAGTCATAAGGAATTAGCAGAACAGTTTGAAAATGCAGACAATGTTACACTATTCAGAACGCTGAAAACTTTTTTAGAGCACAAACTTATCCATACTATTGACGACGGAACAGGAGTTGTAAAATATGCACTTTGTCAATCGGGTTGCAATTGCAAACCTTCAGAACAGCATACGCATTTTCATTGCTCCCAGTGCCAGCGAACTTTTTGTCTTACCGATACTGAAATTCCAAACATCAATATTCCACTAAATTTTAAATTAGAAGGCATCAATTTGGTACTCAAAGGACGGTGTGACAGATGCAACTAA